In one window of Pristiophorus japonicus isolate sPriJap1 chromosome 9, sPriJap1.hap1, whole genome shotgun sequence DNA:
- the LOC139272807 gene encoding uncharacterized protein, which produces MAALVADYSSSESDGEAERENGTEPDSNRPRAGKEARGGLEEPLQGVSRSDEEVPGNGGTQMGSTAEPRDASALLWLPPPEFEGGGGLAAGVFTNPFAQERRERLSLLEKHVRLTACVRPEQAGGRKVCLAHRRDGRCRYGSNCKFAHDSDLPTSDPEPPQPPAGSQAKEENVGGEQEPPKRGKKRPGLGPTLIPPKRSLKNYQAQRAKEGLGLL; this is translated from the exons ATGGCGGCGTTAGTGGCGGATTACAGCTCGTCCGAGAGCgatggggaggcggagagagagaacgggacAGAGCCCGACAGCAACCGCCCCAG GGCCGGGAAGGAAGCGCGGGGCGGGCTTGAAGAGCCGCTGCAGGGGGTGTCCAGGAGCGATGAGGAGGTGCCTGGTAATGGTGGCACGCAGATGGGGTCGACAGCGGAGCCCCGGGACGCCTCGGCCCTCCTGTGGCTTCCTCCGCCGGAGTTCGAGGGAGGCGGGGGCCTGGCGGCCGGAGTCTTCACCAACCCCTTCGCCCAGGAACGGCGGGAGCGGCTGAGCCTACTGGAGAAGCACGTGCGGCTGACGGCCTGCGTCAGGCCCGAGCAGGCCGGAGGTCGCAAGGTCTGCCTGGCCCACCGCCGGGACGGCCGCTGTCGCTACGGCAGCAACTGCAAGTTCGCCCACGACAGTGACCTGCCGACCTCCGACCCTGAGCCCCCTCAGCCCCCCGCGGGATCGCAAGCCAAGGAGGAGAACGTCGGCGGCGAGCAGGAGCCGCCCAAGAGGGGCAAGAAGAGGCCGGGCCTGGGCCCTACCCTCATCCCCCCCAAGAGAAGCTTGAAGAACTACCAGGCCCAGCGAGCCAAGGAGGGCCTCGGCCTACTGTAA